DNA from Spirochaetota bacterium:
CGAGGCCGGCTGCGAACTGCTCGCCGGTGGCGGCTTCGACCGCGTGTACGTCTGCGGCCCCACCCCGATGATGGCGGGCATGGCCCGCCTCGCCGCGGACAATCCCGCGCCGATGGAGGTATCGCTTGAAAATTATTTCGGCTGCGGCGTGGGGCTCTGCTCGGGTTGTACGGTCGAGACCGGTTCCGGGCCCATGCGTGCCTGCGTTGACGGACCGGTCATGGACGCGCGCATGATCAGGTGGGATTCCATTGGGGAGCGATAGGCTCACTCAGCGGGCCATAACTTTTTCGCGCAGGCGCTCCCCATTGGCCGTATCTACACCGAAGAGCACCACATGATCGACCACCGGAAATAGCGCCGAGCCGCCGGTCGCAATAAAAATACGAGAGAGATAGCTTCGCCGTCCATCGATATCCATGACCGCCATGGGGCGATTGTTTTCCAGCACCAGGCTGATGATCCTCCGGCGAAAGGAGCGTATTGCCATCCGGTAATAGCTCCCCTCCCGCACCGGCTCGATATCGAAACCATAGGCCCTGTGCTTCTCTATGTAATTCAGCTCTTCCCGCCGGTTGCCCTGTTCGC
Protein-coding regions in this window:
- a CDS encoding DUF4833 domain-containing protein, with amino-acid sequence MIRCTAFAFALAVCLPTFGGESPPERLFVIERSLNSNIVVYDANVVPGRLFNRARPVDAYWIMREQGNRREELNYIEKHRAYGFDIEPVREGSYYRMAIRSFRRRIISLVLENNRPMAVMDIDGRRSYLSRIFIATGGSALFPVVDHVVLFGVDTANGERLREKVMAR